Genomic window (Elusimicrobiota bacterium):
TGCCTCGCGTCCACGGATGCAAGGCCAGCGCCCAGGACATGACCAAAGTTCCCTGACCTGCGCCGTCCCACGGACTTTCGGGGCGGACAAAGAGAAGAAGCGCGCCGCGCCTGCTGGTAGGGCTTCAGGGCCTCGAACGCCGGCGCGGCGCCTTCTTTCGCTTTCGGGGATTCCCAGGCGCCACCCCGATGCCGGCCTCGACATGGGACAGGTCATAGAGCCCACCGCGAGCTATCTTGAGGCCGCGCATGGGATCCTTCTTGAACCACAGGGGGGTGTCCAGATCCACGAAATCAAAGCTCCCGATCCCGGCCGCCAGATGGGCCGAGCAGGTCATGGCCAGAGACGACTCGACCATCCCGCCGATCATGAGCCCCAGGCCCGCGGCCCTGCAGATGAGGGCGACGTCCCAGGCCTCGAGAAGCCCGCACTTCATGAGCTTGATGTTGACCACCTGGGCCGAGCGGAGCTTGGCCATTTTGGCCGCGTCCGCGCGGCCGGCCACCGACTCGTCGGCCGCCACCGGGATCTTGGTGAAGCGGTGCACCTCGGAGAGACCCTGCCAATCGTCCCTTTGGGCCGGTTGTTCGTAAAGGACGGGGATGATTCCCCGGCGCTTGAGCTGGCGCGCCAAGGCGATGGCCTCTTTGGGCTCGTAGCCGCAGTTGGCGTCCAGCATGAGGCGGAGTTTCTTGCCGGCTTTTGTGACGGCCAGCACCCGCTCCAAGTCCTCGTCCACGTCCCGTCC
Coding sequences:
- a CDS encoding dipeptide epimerase — encoded protein: MDNLRIADFTAEPLDAAMNEPFEIATGTKTEVRNVLVSAALADGTRGYGEAAPPADSKRDGQAATLALLRKQKGFLVGKSLSAWRPLLQELDHRLGPARGPAKAAASMALLDAWARSRRIPLRALFGSAGAKIFSDVTVTMGSPASAEAAARRIVKMGVRTIKIKVGRDVDEDLERVLAVTKAGKKLRLMLDANCGYEPKEAIALARQLKRRGIIPVLYEQPAQRDDWQGLSEVHRFTKIPVAADESVAGRADAAKMAKLRSAQVVNIKLMKCGLLEAWDVALICRAAGLGLMIGGMVESSLAMTCSAHLAAGIGSFDFVDLDTPLWFKKDPMRGLKIARGGLYDLSHVEAGIGVAPGNPRKRKKAPRRRSRP